The following coding sequences lie in one Myxococcus xanthus genomic window:
- a CDS encoding DUF3592 domain-containing protein, which produces MLFRVVSSAVMLAFVALWTSITVAADYFTVSNMVLQVQTESWPSVQGTITRSEVDAVRANKATTYGLKVAYTYSVDGQHYEGSKARPSMWRSGDRGFAEELVARYPLGATIPVYYRPGQPSEAVLQPGMDGSALFTLMLLMPFNLVMLWLGTLVVGAWKPEPPLLSTFFREDGSECVTLEGPWTATLVSLVLVGASLTCVALAGVTVGLHAPLPVAVGAWGVVIVCGVLAGRWSHARVEAGHYDLRLHPQERSLSLPPFSGRKHVLDVRWRDVRSLRVEPQAPTQKGGQVSHYHLTLELSTADGGERQEAIASFPRQEQAEALARWLRTRLELGEVVPEERRSA; this is translated from the coding sequence ATGCTTTTTCGCGTGGTCTCTTCCGCCGTAATGCTCGCGTTCGTGGCGCTGTGGACGTCCATCACGGTGGCCGCGGACTACTTCACCGTCTCCAACATGGTCCTCCAGGTGCAGACGGAGAGCTGGCCCTCCGTGCAGGGCACCATCACCCGGAGCGAGGTGGATGCGGTGCGCGCGAACAAGGCCACCACCTACGGCCTGAAGGTGGCCTACACCTACTCCGTCGACGGGCAGCATTATGAGGGCAGCAAGGCCCGCCCCTCCATGTGGCGCTCGGGGGACCGCGGATTCGCGGAGGAGTTGGTGGCACGCTACCCCCTCGGGGCCACCATCCCCGTGTACTACCGGCCCGGCCAGCCCTCGGAGGCAGTGTTGCAGCCGGGCATGGATGGGTCGGCGCTGTTCACGCTCATGCTCCTGATGCCCTTCAACCTGGTGATGCTCTGGCTGGGCACCTTGGTGGTGGGGGCCTGGAAGCCGGAACCGCCGCTCTTGTCCACCTTCTTCCGGGAAGACGGCAGCGAGTGCGTGACGCTCGAGGGGCCGTGGACGGCCACCTTGGTGTCCCTGGTTCTGGTGGGCGCCTCCCTGACGTGCGTCGCGCTCGCAGGAGTCACTGTGGGCCTCCATGCACCGCTGCCCGTGGCCGTGGGGGCCTGGGGGGTCGTCATCGTCTGCGGTGTGCTCGCCGGGCGGTGGTCACATGCACGGGTGGAGGCCGGGCACTACGACCTGCGTCTCCATCCCCAGGAGCGGAGCCTCTCCCTACCGCCCTTCTCCGGACGGAAGCACGTGCTCGACGTACGGTGGCGCGACGTGCGGTCGCTCCGCGTCGAACCCCAGGCTCCCACACAGAAGGGGGGGCAGGTGAGCCACTACCATCTCACGCTCGAGCTCTCCACCGCCGACGGAGGGGAGCGCCAGGAAGCCATCGCCAGTTTCCCCCGCCAGGAGCAGGCAGAGGCGCTGGCACGCTGGCTGCGAACGCGCCTCGAGCTGGGTGAGGTCGTTCCGGAAGAGCGGCGCTCCGCCTGA
- a CDS encoding ELWxxDGT repeat protein — translation MTRRRIAIWMSGATACLLFTACGPMEEALEVEASTAAWLSPDASRHGPSHARCTEPVLVADLSPSPNVTNLVGHAEVDGALFVSIFVGVQSTYSLWRLEDVSGGREPQWESVLLLENLVDQPSPLIGIGGRLLFTHDDGVHGRELWTSDGTPEGTQLLVDIYEGSASAFPSNPSDFLRIGGKVYFSADDGVHGRELWRTDGTPGGTRLVADIAPGLASSSPGPFVVDGSWILFAADDGIHGRELWKTDGTRTGTRLVEDIAEGSASSSPERLIRVNNNQTFFTADDGIHGRELWKTDGTRSGTRIVEDIHKGSQGSDIQSLVAAGSRLYFTANDGIHGTEPWVSQGSAKNTRMVEDIRQGAEGSAPRELTALGKKLIFTADDGTHGREPWRSDGTRGGTRLLKDISPGASPGYAPPAMLTEADGQVFFYADDTVTGYEPWVTDGTPSGTHLVKDIHPGPSNSISGDPDPIYPVRDGFVAFRVFVSALGVELAWTDGTRSSTRVTDIAPGALSSSPGEVFVAGRWAYFTADDFGPTRSELRALPLACF, via the coding sequence ATGACGCGTCGCCGAATCGCTATCTGGATGTCCGGGGCGACTGCCTGCCTCTTGTTCACCGCCTGCGGTCCCATGGAGGAAGCGCTTGAAGTCGAGGCGTCCACAGCCGCATGGCTGAGCCCAGACGCGTCCCGGCATGGCCCCTCCCACGCACGCTGTACCGAACCCGTGCTGGTCGCGGACCTCTCACCGTCTCCCAACGTCACGAACCTCGTAGGACATGCCGAGGTGGACGGAGCCTTGTTCGTCAGCATCTTCGTGGGCGTCCAGAGCACTTACTCGCTATGGCGGCTAGAGGACGTGTCGGGAGGCAGGGAGCCGCAGTGGGAGTCCGTCCTGCTCCTCGAGAACCTCGTGGACCAACCCTCGCCGCTTATTGGCATCGGCGGGCGGCTCCTCTTCACCCATGACGACGGTGTCCATGGCCGGGAACTGTGGACGAGTGACGGAACGCCCGAAGGGACCCAACTGCTCGTGGACATCTACGAGGGAAGCGCCTCCGCGTTCCCCAGCAACCCAAGTGACTTCCTGAGAATCGGCGGGAAAGTCTATTTCAGCGCGGACGACGGCGTGCATGGCCGCGAGTTGTGGAGAACGGACGGTACCCCCGGGGGCACCCGGCTGGTGGCGGACATCGCTCCGGGGCTCGCCAGCTCCTCGCCGGGCCCCTTCGTGGTGGATGGCAGCTGGATTCTCTTCGCCGCTGATGACGGCATTCATGGCCGCGAGCTGTGGAAGACCGACGGCACTCGCACTGGCACCCGGCTGGTGGAAGACATCGCCGAGGGAAGCGCCAGCTCCTCTCCCGAGCGTCTGATTCGGGTGAACAACAACCAGACCTTCTTCACCGCCGACGATGGCATCCACGGCCGCGAGCTGTGGAAGACCGATGGCACCCGCTCCGGCACGCGCATCGTGGAGGACATCCACAAGGGAAGTCAGGGCTCGGACATCCAGTCCCTCGTCGCCGCGGGGTCGCGGCTCTACTTCACCGCCAACGATGGCATTCACGGGACGGAGCCCTGGGTATCCCAGGGCAGCGCGAAGAACACGCGGATGGTGGAGGACATCCGCCAGGGCGCAGAGGGCTCGGCGCCGCGCGAGCTCACCGCCCTGGGCAAGAAGCTCATCTTCACGGCGGACGATGGAACGCACGGCCGTGAGCCCTGGAGGAGTGATGGCACCCGGGGTGGCACGCGGCTGCTCAAGGACATCAGCCCAGGTGCCTCACCTGGCTACGCACCTCCCGCGATGCTCACCGAGGCGGACGGCCAAGTCTTCTTCTATGCCGATGACACCGTCACCGGCTACGAGCCCTGGGTGACGGATGGAACACCGTCGGGCACCCACCTGGTGAAAGACATCCATCCAGGGCCGAGCAACTCCATCTCTGGAGACCCCGACCCCATCTACCCCGTGCGCGACGGCTTCGTGGCCTTTCGCGTCTTCGTGTCTGCGCTGGGGGTCGAGCTGGCGTGGACCGATGGCACCAGGTCGAGTACCCGAGTCACCGACATCGCGCCTGGAGCGCTCTCGTCCTCTCCAGGCGAGGTCTTCGTCGCGGGCCGCTGGGCGTACTTCACCGCGGACGACTTTGGCCCCACGCGAAGCGAGCTGAGGGCGTTGCCGCTGGCGTGCTTCTAA
- a CDS encoding helix-turn-helix domain-containing protein: MRTTLLHRSRSVAVLDYQCDAKPGEAPAEEQHSAFSVSYVRRGSFGYQSRGIARELVAGATLVGHAGDEFCCTHEHHLGGDECLSFQFSDALVDELGAPLDVWRVGALPPLPSLMMLGELAQQTAEGNTHLGLDEVALAFAARFVDTVSGRREASSRMTARNRRRAVEAALFLDEQADEPQTLEALAAKLGLSPFHFLRIFRSVLGVTPHQYLVHMRLRQAARLLSTDAPITRIAFDVGFGDLSNFVRTFRRAAGVSPRAFRMASRGDRKILQEKMALTVYRCGSRP, from the coding sequence ATGCGAACCACCCTCCTGCACCGTTCGCGCTCTGTTGCCGTTCTGGACTACCAGTGCGACGCGAAACCGGGCGAGGCCCCGGCCGAGGAACAGCATTCGGCCTTCTCCGTGTCGTACGTCCGCCGGGGGAGCTTCGGATACCAATCCCGCGGTATCGCGCGGGAGCTCGTGGCCGGAGCAACGCTCGTCGGGCATGCGGGGGATGAATTCTGCTGCACGCACGAGCATCATCTCGGGGGCGATGAGTGCCTGTCGTTTCAGTTCTCCGACGCGCTCGTTGATGAACTTGGAGCCCCCTTGGACGTGTGGCGCGTTGGCGCCCTTCCCCCGCTCCCATCCCTGATGATGCTCGGTGAGCTCGCACAGCAGACGGCAGAGGGCAATACCCACCTCGGGCTGGATGAGGTGGCGCTCGCGTTCGCGGCGCGCTTCGTTGACACCGTCTCCGGAAGACGTGAGGCATCGTCGCGGATGACCGCGCGGAATCGGCGGAGGGCCGTCGAAGCCGCGCTCTTCCTCGACGAACAGGCGGACGAGCCGCAGACGCTCGAAGCGCTCGCGGCGAAGCTCGGCTTGAGTCCGTTCCACTTCCTCCGCATCTTCCGAAGCGTGCTGGGTGTCACACCCCATCAGTACCTCGTCCACATGCGCCTTCGTCAGGCCGCGCGACTGCTTTCGACGGATGCGCCCATCACTCGCATCGCGTTCGACGTTGGCTTCGGGGACCTCTCCAACTTCGTGCGCACCTTCCGCCGCGCGGCAGGCGTCTCTCCTCGTGCGTTCCGGATGGCATCGCGCGGAGACCGCAAGATTCTCCAAGAGAAGATGGCGCTCACCGTCTATCGCTGTGGCTCCAGACCTTGA
- a CDS encoding winged helix-turn-helix domain-containing protein translates to MSRPLHRLGFSAHRPRPQARERDEVLIEAWVKRAWPRIEKGLEEAGGRLPSRRLGSTQRPLPFRTSCAWHEENSVPYSIVPMSSAPSSSMLGSMFSGLAEAV, encoded by the coding sequence TTGTCGAGGCCTCTGCATCGGCTGGGGTTCTCCGCGCATCGCCCTCGTCCCCAAGCCCGCGAGCGGGATGAGGTGCTCATCGAAGCCTGGGTAAAGAGAGCCTGGCCTCGCATTGAAAAGGGGCTCGAAGAAGCGGGAGGACGATTGCCTTCAAGGAGGCTTGGCTCAACGCAGCGCCCGCTGCCATTTCGGACCTCATGCGCCTGGCACGAAGAGAATTCCGTGCCCTACAGCATCGTCCCGATGTCCTCCGCTCCTTCTTCGAGCATGCTGGGCTCCATGTTTAGCGGACTCGCCGAGGCGGTTTAG
- a CDS encoding ankyrin repeat domain-containing protein, producing MTSRSLRLLSRAVLGVASLAVWTSHASSPMPTTPPMMRALADDDVSALRELLKKGASRNDTDEPSSPHVQSPLMVACEAGSEKAAHFLLDVGADPLLIVPRHDHYWPPPGWNAVCFARYGKLKRVEERLLSAGVSPPGSCLEEADFLRTVQARKASQVAVLARKGRGRISDDVLQYAMVTALAHKDTPLLRAVLTAGVPTQKSLGWDSVLQQWVEGALADNQVSIVDALLDAGVRPPLTPLAEAGLLPQVERTLKLGASPNGMEGGARGPLLSATHHGHTEVVRVLLKAGADANGRRFDNERPLLAAGARLQKDKGNPALVKLLLESGASTDVEHFGSSPLNLAANGCSAEVVSLLLAKMAPQAIAREPGSYLYAQALRGDSSCPEAEAVRVLQALLAGGVRIQGAEEHDMHRDFLREQADRSPAIAKVLAQAGLP from the coding sequence ATGACCTCGCGTTCCCTGCGTCTGCTGTCCCGCGCGGTGCTTGGTGTGGCCTCCCTGGCCGTATGGACGAGCCACGCGTCCTCTCCCATGCCCACCACGCCCCCGATGATGCGGGCGCTCGCCGACGATGACGTCAGTGCCCTGCGCGAACTGCTGAAGAAGGGGGCGTCCCGGAACGACACGGACGAGCCGAGCTCCCCCCACGTCCAATCTCCCTTGATGGTGGCGTGTGAAGCTGGAAGCGAGAAGGCCGCGCACTTCCTGCTGGATGTCGGAGCGGATCCGCTGCTGATCGTTCCCAGGCATGACCACTACTGGCCGCCCCCCGGCTGGAACGCAGTGTGCTTCGCTCGCTACGGCAAGTTGAAGCGCGTGGAGGAGCGGTTGCTGTCCGCGGGCGTTTCGCCTCCCGGCTCCTGCCTGGAAGAAGCCGACTTCCTTCGCACCGTGCAGGCACGCAAGGCGTCCCAGGTGGCGGTCCTGGCCCGGAAGGGACGGGGACGAATTTCGGACGACGTTCTGCAATACGCGATGGTGACGGCCCTTGCCCACAAGGACACGCCGTTGCTTCGAGCTGTGCTGACCGCGGGCGTTCCCACCCAGAAGAGCCTTGGCTGGGACAGTGTTCTCCAGCAATGGGTGGAGGGGGCGCTGGCCGACAATCAGGTCTCCATCGTCGATGCGCTGCTGGACGCGGGCGTCCGGCCGCCGCTCACCCCGCTCGCAGAAGCGGGGCTCCTTCCTCAAGTGGAGCGGACCCTCAAGCTGGGCGCTTCCCCCAATGGAATGGAAGGTGGAGCACGCGGGCCACTGCTGAGCGCGACGCACCATGGACACACGGAGGTTGTCCGGGTCCTGTTGAAGGCGGGGGCGGATGCGAACGGAAGGCGGTTCGACAACGAACGTCCGCTGCTCGCCGCGGGGGCCCGGCTCCAGAAGGACAAGGGCAACCCCGCGCTCGTGAAGCTGCTGCTCGAGTCCGGAGCGAGCACCGACGTCGAGCACTTCGGCTCCTCGCCGCTCAATCTCGCGGCCAACGGCTGTAGTGCGGAGGTCGTCTCGCTGTTGCTCGCCAAGATGGCTCCACAAGCCATCGCCCGCGAGCCGGGCTCGTACCTGTACGCCCAGGCCCTGCGGGGGGACTCCTCCTGTCCGGAAGCGGAGGCGGTGCGGGTCCTCCAGGCGCTCCTCGCGGGTGGGGTTCGCATCCAGGGCGCGGAGGAACACGACATGCACAGGGATTTCCTGCGGGAGCAGGCGGACCGGAGCCCCGCCATCGCGAAGGTCCTGGCGCAGGCGGGCCTCCCGTGA